Proteins encoded together in one Planctopirus ephydatiae window:
- a CDS encoding alpha/beta hydrolase codes for MPLEADAVRFLDQLNALHLPPVSELGVVAIRKAQWEEAATAAFATDDRFEMIEDVCINRETQLISRDVVRASAVRPLLSDDDQLTLRIYRPQGASGHICLYFHGGGWAIGSVVYFDSLVRQLALASGMTMVSVEYRLAPEFPFPAATIDAELAARWVFSQLLPGQNYAVAGDSAGANLATVLCQMLRDRGEHLPAAQVLFYPVTDANFESSSYEAYRAGYFLSREDMKWFWSLYQPQVAERSHPYASPLQGNLRGLPPARICVAGYDPLYDEGTLYADNLQVAGNDVEFVEYPGMIHGFVKRFTEFASGRQEIIAAGDYLRRKVQ; via the coding sequence ATGCCCCTCGAAGCGGATGCGGTTCGATTTCTCGATCAGCTCAATGCTCTCCATCTGCCACCTGTGAGTGAGCTGGGTGTAGTGGCGATCCGTAAAGCTCAATGGGAAGAGGCAGCGACTGCAGCGTTTGCGACTGATGATCGTTTTGAGATGATTGAGGATGTGTGCATCAATCGAGAAACGCAGCTCATTTCACGTGACGTGGTTCGGGCCTCAGCAGTCAGACCGCTTTTGAGCGATGACGATCAGCTCACTTTACGCATCTATCGCCCTCAAGGGGCTTCCGGGCATATCTGTTTGTATTTTCATGGTGGCGGATGGGCGATAGGGAGTGTTGTTTATTTTGATTCGCTGGTGCGGCAATTGGCACTCGCCAGTGGGATGACCATGGTTTCTGTCGAGTATCGGCTTGCGCCGGAGTTTCCCTTTCCGGCGGCGACGATTGACGCCGAACTGGCTGCCCGATGGGTGTTTTCGCAGCTTTTGCCGGGGCAGAACTATGCCGTGGCTGGTGATAGTGCGGGTGCAAACCTGGCGACTGTGCTGTGCCAGATGTTGCGTGATCGTGGGGAGCATCTGCCAGCGGCTCAAGTTCTGTTTTACCCAGTGACGGATGCCAACTTTGAGAGCAGCAGTTATGAAGCCTATCGGGCTGGGTATTTTCTCAGCCGGGAAGATATGAAATGGTTCTGGTCGCTCTACCAGCCCCAGGTTGCTGAGAGAAGTCACCCCTATGCTTCACCGCTGCAGGGAAATCTTCGAGGTTTGCCGCCAGCGCGAATCTGTGTCGCCGGTTATGACCCGCTCTATGATGAGGGAACTCTCTATGCGGATAATTTGCAGGTAGCCGGGAATGACGTGGAGTTTGTGGAGTATCCGGGAATGATTCACGGGTTCGTCAAACGCTTTACCGAGTTTGCCTCAGGTCGGCAGGAGATCATCGCGGCGGGTGATTACTTGCGTCGCAAGGTTCAATGA
- a CDS encoding rod shape-determining protein MreC, protein MNDRRFFNPLQFCTAQALLVILTLLVPLLPAGMTSAWKTTARDVVAPGCLILRELQVHLAAPISRQMTGLFPRSTTHAVQAADLSENTASILGQKLELEREKTHRLTALLLTQSHTSNQFLPETSISPQSSRIVPVSFEHPDFEQTSNHSRLRVSSKRLFVADLIEATLLGSELSRNWKSGVIIARGSRQGIEESAWVVKSSEPLLDLGHDHNIAPADLVLTAGLVVVGKVERVGNWTSTFLPVTHSRFRCRAMVVRHAENSTVSQKPTILTQTILAGDGTQTCRLEKISDNVGLRVGDEVYSLEDDGLLNRPLFLGTITKATLPAEDRYWEVQVTPEYLHPAFTTSDPYVSSSSVVTTASTPSPPFPARLSILRLRPNSSRFENDSPSSQRVQP, encoded by the coding sequence TTGAATGATCGACGCTTCTTCAATCCCCTTCAGTTCTGCACTGCGCAGGCCCTACTGGTCATCCTGACGCTACTGGTTCCATTACTTCCAGCGGGCATGACCAGTGCCTGGAAAACGACAGCTCGTGATGTGGTAGCCCCCGGCTGTCTCATCCTGCGGGAACTTCAAGTTCATCTGGCAGCCCCCATTTCCCGCCAAATGACAGGCTTGTTTCCACGTTCGACGACTCACGCTGTTCAAGCTGCTGACTTATCCGAAAACACAGCTTCCATCCTTGGGCAGAAACTTGAACTCGAACGCGAGAAAACCCACCGGCTCACAGCCTTACTGCTCACACAATCTCACACCAGCAATCAATTCCTACCCGAGACCAGCATCAGCCCACAGTCTTCTCGGATTGTTCCCGTCAGCTTTGAACATCCCGATTTCGAACAGACATCGAACCACTCTCGACTTCGCGTCAGCAGCAAAAGGCTCTTCGTGGCAGATCTCATCGAAGCCACTTTGCTGGGCAGCGAACTTTCCAGAAACTGGAAATCCGGCGTCATCATCGCACGGGGAAGTCGGCAGGGAATCGAAGAGTCGGCATGGGTCGTGAAATCTTCTGAACCATTGCTGGATCTTGGCCATGATCACAACATCGCCCCAGCCGATCTCGTACTGACAGCCGGTTTGGTTGTGGTTGGCAAAGTCGAGCGAGTCGGCAATTGGACGAGTACTTTTCTACCAGTCACGCACAGTAGATTCCGCTGCCGGGCCATGGTGGTTCGCCATGCGGAAAACTCGACAGTTTCGCAGAAGCCCACCATTCTCACGCAAACAATTCTCGCGGGAGATGGCACCCAGACATGTCGTCTTGAGAAAATCTCTGACAACGTCGGCCTGCGTGTTGGAGATGAAGTCTATTCACTGGAAGACGATGGTCTTCTCAATCGACCACTCTTCCTGGGAACGATCACGAAGGCCACATTACCTGCAGAAGATCGTTACTGGGAAGTTCAGGTCACACCGGAATATCTCCATCCCGCATTCACAACGTCAGATCCATATGTCTCTTCCAGTTCAGTGGTGACCACAGCCTCCACTCCATCGCCACCATTTCCTGCACGACTCAGCATCCTGCGCCTGCGTCCCAATTCATCCCGTTTCGAGAATGACAGTCCCTCATCACAGCGAGTTCAGCCATGA
- the mreB gene encoding rod shape-determining protein, producing MLHRLRQWLSPDLAIDLGSANTRIALFNQGIVLDEPTVVALQNGSRKILGRGAAVGKLARQMLGRTPDSISAVRPIRHGVITDFELCEAMLRHFVQKAAKQSPGFRPRVLVSVPQSITSVERRAVFGTAERAGAGSIYLLESAKATAIGAGMPISEPLASLVCNIGAGTTEVAIFSLGETVTSCSTRIAGDAFDDAIVDWMRQRFGLKIGRQTAEHLKREVGSASLQTSEKATEVNGLDAMSSVPRKVLVTTGEVRQAIMAPLAKILSGIRQVLEQCQPELVADLADTGMVLAGGSALLPGLDDFFSEQLAIPVLIAEDPEQTVVRGLSICSEHLNEWQSSLFSIHDS from the coding sequence ATGCTCCACAGGTTACGGCAGTGGCTCAGTCCCGACCTCGCGATTGATCTCGGCAGTGCGAACACACGCATTGCCCTGTTCAATCAAGGGATCGTGCTCGACGAACCCACAGTCGTCGCTCTTCAGAACGGCTCTCGAAAAATTCTCGGACGCGGTGCCGCCGTGGGAAAACTGGCCCGGCAGATGCTTGGCCGAACTCCTGATTCGATCTCGGCAGTTCGCCCCATTCGTCATGGTGTCATCACTGATTTCGAACTCTGCGAAGCCATGCTGCGGCACTTTGTGCAAAAAGCTGCCAAACAATCACCTGGGTTTCGACCTCGAGTCCTCGTCTCCGTTCCACAATCGATCACATCGGTCGAACGTCGAGCTGTCTTTGGGACTGCCGAACGTGCTGGTGCTGGTTCGATCTATCTTCTTGAGTCCGCCAAAGCCACGGCCATTGGTGCCGGTATGCCGATTTCCGAACCCTTAGCAAGCCTGGTCTGCAATATTGGAGCTGGCACTACGGAAGTCGCAATCTTCAGCCTGGGAGAGACCGTTACTTCCTGCTCGACTCGTATTGCCGGTGATGCCTTCGACGACGCGATTGTCGATTGGATGAGGCAGCGTTTTGGCCTGAAAATCGGCCGTCAGACAGCAGAACATCTCAAACGCGAAGTGGGCTCGGCCTCTCTCCAGACCAGTGAAAAAGCGACCGAAGTCAATGGCCTCGATGCGATGAGCAGCGTGCCGCGTAAAGTCCTCGTGACCACAGGTGAGGTTCGCCAGGCCATAATGGCCCCACTGGCGAAGATCCTTTCCGGGATTCGACAGGTCCTCGAACAATGCCAGCCAGAACTTGTGGCCGACCTCGCCGATACCGGAATGGTGCTCGCTGGTGGCAGTGCCCTGCTTCCCGGATTAGACGACTTCTTCAGCGAGCAACTGGCCATCCCCGTTCTGATTGCTGAAGATCCCGAACAAACTGTTGTTCGCGGTCTTTCCATCTGCAGCGAACATCTTAACGAATGGCAATCGTCACTGTTCAGCATTCACGACAGTTAA
- the rplI gene encoding 50S ribosomal protein L9 yields MGRANVTASGMSRVSRQVELLLVESVESLGEQGEIVKVRPGYARNFLLPQGLATVATAENKRAVERHKQNLAELQAKRMADLQKLAEAVGKYSVTLEANANEDGHLFGSILGHDISKSLKSAGYAIEADQVRLDGPLKELGMYTVKIHIYGEIKTDVKVWVVPAVKK; encoded by the coding sequence ATGGGTCGTGCAAACGTTACCGCCTCCGGGATGTCCCGAGTTTCCCGTCAGGTTGAACTTCTCCTAGTGGAATCGGTGGAATCATTGGGCGAACAGGGCGAGATCGTTAAGGTTCGCCCAGGTTACGCTCGAAATTTCCTGCTTCCACAGGGTTTGGCAACTGTTGCGACTGCTGAAAACAAGCGAGCTGTTGAACGTCATAAGCAGAATCTGGCTGAACTCCAGGCCAAGCGCATGGCTGATCTGCAGAAGTTGGCTGAAGCAGTCGGCAAGTACAGCGTCACTTTGGAAGCAAATGCCAACGAAGACGGTCATCTGTTCGGCTCGATCCTGGGTCACGATATCAGCAAGTCGCTGAAATCTGCTGGTTATGCCATCGAGGCCGATCAGGTTCGTCTGGACGGGCCGCTCAAAGAACTGGGTATGTACACAGTTAAGATTCATATTTACGGTGAAATCAAGACTGACGTTAAGGTTTGGGTTGTGCCAGCTGTTAAGAAGTAA
- the dnaB gene encoding replicative DNA helicase, protein MATEFSRSEKSRVKPTASDFAGHVPPQNLIAEKSVLGSILLQSRAFDEVADFLLADHFYHHGHQLIYAAIKAIVEDNKQPVDPVTVAEHLDQKSQLEDVGGIEYLMEVLETVPHAANVKGYAEIVRDRWIQRSLTDACTEVLRDCYSGSDDTSEVLSRAEQKIFGILQEQERSSQIDMNTIMMQTLHRINARFDREGVISGLSTGFLDLDRQTNGFQAAELIILAARPSMGKTALVCNLAEAVATNGNTVLVFSLEQSKLELAERFLCIRARLDGHRLRKGDLDQAEKHALMTASSELSRVPLFIDDAPGRTVGQISAIARRLKRKNQLGLIIIDYLQLIEPEDKRAPREQQIAQITRRLKGIAKENEIPVIALSQLNRGVELREDKRPKMADLRESGAIEQDADIVMFLHRPDAYNPEDQPGLAEVIVAKHRSGPTGIVRLTWRREFMRFEDYSAMDAPDIAFSE, encoded by the coding sequence ATGGCCACTGAATTTTCGCGATCAGAGAAATCACGAGTTAAACCGACGGCTTCAGATTTTGCCGGTCATGTGCCGCCGCAGAACCTGATCGCTGAGAAGAGTGTCCTCGGGAGTATTCTGCTTCAGAGTCGAGCCTTTGACGAAGTGGCCGACTTCCTGCTGGCGGATCATTTCTATCATCACGGCCATCAACTGATCTATGCTGCTATCAAGGCAATTGTTGAAGATAACAAGCAGCCAGTTGATCCAGTGACTGTCGCCGAGCATCTGGATCAGAAGTCGCAGTTAGAAGATGTGGGTGGCATTGAGTACCTGATGGAGGTGCTCGAGACAGTACCGCATGCTGCGAACGTGAAAGGTTATGCGGAGATTGTGCGCGATCGCTGGATTCAGCGGTCATTGACCGACGCCTGCACAGAGGTGTTGCGGGATTGTTACTCGGGTTCGGATGATACCTCGGAGGTGCTTTCACGGGCTGAGCAGAAAATCTTCGGTATTCTGCAGGAGCAGGAGCGCAGTTCGCAGATCGACATGAACACGATCATGATGCAGACGTTGCATCGGATTAACGCGAGGTTTGATCGCGAAGGTGTGATCAGCGGTCTTTCGACTGGCTTTCTGGATCTGGATCGCCAGACGAACGGGTTTCAGGCGGCAGAGCTGATCATTCTCGCAGCCCGCCCCAGTATGGGTAAGACCGCACTGGTTTGTAATCTGGCTGAAGCGGTCGCCACCAATGGTAACACTGTGCTGGTTTTCAGCCTTGAACAGTCGAAGCTGGAACTGGCTGAGCGATTTTTGTGTATCAGGGCTCGGCTGGATGGTCACCGGTTGCGTAAAGGGGATCTTGATCAGGCCGAGAAACATGCCTTGATGACGGCTTCTTCGGAATTGAGCCGTGTGCCACTGTTTATTGATGATGCTCCCGGACGGACAGTGGGGCAGATCAGTGCGATTGCCCGCAGGCTCAAACGGAAGAATCAGTTGGGTCTGATTATCATCGACTACCTGCAGCTGATTGAACCGGAAGATAAGCGGGCACCACGCGAACAGCAGATCGCTCAGATCACCCGGAGGTTAAAGGGAATCGCTAAGGAAAATGAGATTCCAGTGATTGCGCTGTCACAGCTCAACCGGGGAGTGGAACTTCGAGAAGACAAACGTCCGAAAATGGCTGACTTGCGAGAGAGCGGTGCCATTGAGCAGGATGCCGATATCGTCATGTTCCTCCATCGCCCCGATGCTTATAACCCGGAAGATCAGCCAGGGTTGGCCGAAGTGATCGTGGCCAAACACCGCAGCGGGCCGACCGGGATCGTGCGGCTGACATGGCGTAGGGAATTCATGCGTTTCGAAGACTACAGTGCAATGGATGCCCCGGATATTGCGTTCTCTGAGTAA
- the pth gene encoding aminoacyl-tRNA hydrolase: MKCIVGLGNPGGKFVGTRHNIGWEVTAELSTRGGGPGGKSRFDAITREVVLKGVPVILLEPQTFMNLSGRSVGQIAKFYKMSPADFLIVCDDLNLPLGKLRVRAGGSSGGQKGLADILQVLGTDAVPRLRLGVGRPPGTMDAATFVLAQFRKDERIEVDLAVATAADAAEVWLADGVDSAMNRFNVSADQK, from the coding sequence ATGAAATGCATTGTGGGGCTTGGAAATCCCGGCGGAAAGTTTGTCGGTACGAGGCATAACATCGGCTGGGAGGTGACTGCCGAATTGTCCACGCGAGGTGGAGGGCCCGGGGGAAAGAGCCGATTTGATGCGATCACTCGTGAAGTCGTGCTGAAGGGCGTTCCCGTGATTTTGCTGGAGCCGCAGACGTTTATGAATTTGAGCGGGCGATCCGTCGGCCAGATCGCGAAGTTTTATAAGATGTCACCCGCTGATTTTCTGATCGTTTGTGATGATTTGAATTTGCCACTGGGCAAGCTGCGCGTTCGAGCGGGTGGTTCTTCCGGAGGGCAGAAGGGACTGGCAGATATTCTGCAGGTTCTCGGGACGGATGCTGTGCCACGCTTGCGTCTGGGAGTGGGCAGGCCACCCGGAACGATGGATGCGGCTACCTTTGTGTTGGCCCAGTTTCGGAAGGATGAGCGGATCGAGGTGGATCTCGCGGTGGCGACAGCCGCCGACGCCGCTGAGGTGTGGCTCGCGGATGGCGTGGATTCCGCCATGAATCGATTCAATGTGAGTGCGGATCAGAAGTGA
- the rpsF gene encoding 30S ribosomal protein S6 has protein sequence MSEYTYEGMFLLDSNRYAADPEAATASVMGMLDRCGATVVAHRPWQENKLTYPIKGHRKGLYYLACFKMDGSKVDELTRLGKLNETVLRQMVINHPQVVFDAMVDALSHDGAIHSPEQRQDPMGLRDDMGPRGEKPTDFE, from the coding sequence TTGTCCGAATACACTTATGAAGGCATGTTCCTTCTGGACAGCAACCGCTACGCCGCCGATCCCGAGGCAGCGACTGCCAGCGTCATGGGGATGCTGGATCGATGTGGCGCGACTGTTGTGGCACACCGTCCTTGGCAAGAAAACAAGTTAACCTATCCCATTAAGGGGCATCGCAAGGGATTGTATTACCTTGCCTGCTTCAAGATGGATGGTAGCAAGGTCGATGAGCTGACCCGTTTGGGTAAACTCAATGAGACTGTCCTTCGTCAGATGGTGATTAACCATCCCCAGGTTGTCTTTGATGCTATGGTGGATGCACTGTCGCATGATGGAGCCATTCACAGCCCTGAGCAGCGTCAGGATCCAATGGGTCTTCGTGATGACATGGGGCCACGCGGTGAGAAGCCCACTGATTTTGAATAA
- a CDS encoding 50S ribosomal protein L25, which yields MSADSKVSVKKRQKLGTAETRRLRLSGLVPGIVYGHKQEPQPVVVDETLIHPIVVSGHKVVDLDVEGVLEKAIIRDVQVDPFTRLIQHIDFMRVDPNERVTVDVAIELKGTAPGILSGGMLEHQLHSIKVDCLAYQIPDSIVVKVSDLQLGGVIHVNELEIPPGVHVQTQGELIVVHVVKVSTRELDLAAPGAAEPEVIGKKAGEAEADAAPAKKK from the coding sequence ATGTCTGCGGATTCAAAAGTTTCGGTGAAAAAGCGTCAGAAGCTCGGGACTGCTGAGACTCGTCGGCTGCGTCTTTCGGGTCTTGTGCCCGGAATTGTTTACGGCCATAAGCAAGAGCCACAGCCAGTCGTTGTTGATGAAACTTTGATTCATCCCATCGTCGTCAGTGGTCATAAAGTTGTTGACCTCGACGTGGAAGGTGTGCTGGAAAAGGCCATCATCCGCGATGTACAGGTTGATCCTTTTACCCGGCTGATTCAGCACATCGATTTCATGCGAGTTGACCCCAACGAGCGCGTGACAGTCGACGTGGCAATTGAGTTGAAGGGGACGGCCCCCGGTATTCTTTCTGGTGGTATGCTTGAGCATCAACTGCATAGCATCAAGGTGGATTGTCTTGCTTACCAGATTCCTGACTCGATCGTCGTGAAGGTCAGTGATCTTCAGTTGGGCGGTGTGATCCATGTGAACGAACTGGAGATTCCTCCCGGTGTGCATGTGCAGACCCAGGGTGAATTGATTGTTGTGCATGTCGTGAAGGTCAGCACTCGCGAGCTGGATCTTGCTGCTCCGGGTGCAGCTGAGCCAGAAGTGATTGGCAAGAAGGCTGGCGAAGCTGAAGCCGATGCTGCACCAGCCAAGAAGAAGTAA
- a CDS encoding single-stranded DNA-binding protein translates to MASFNRVILMGNVTRDPQVRYTTGGMAVTELGLAVNRQWYDKASNQKKEEVTYVDVTLWGRQAEVAGEYLAKGRPVFIEGRLQLDTWDDKETGQKRSKMRVVGETLQLLGSRDGGSSGGRGESSSRGDSGSLEGGRGGRGSSRDGGQPAPSESMGSDYGDFGGGDDDVPF, encoded by the coding sequence ATGGCCAGTTTCAACCGTGTCATTCTGATGGGTAACGTGACTCGCGATCCTCAGGTGAGATATACCACCGGTGGGATGGCAGTCACTGAACTGGGGCTGGCAGTGAACAGGCAGTGGTACGATAAAGCGTCGAACCAGAAGAAAGAGGAAGTCACTTATGTTGACGTAACTCTCTGGGGGCGACAGGCTGAAGTTGCTGGTGAGTATCTGGCCAAAGGGCGACCTGTCTTCATTGAAGGTCGTTTGCAACTGGATACCTGGGACGATAAAGAGACCGGCCAGAAGCGATCCAAGATGCGAGTGGTGGGTGAAACTCTCCAGTTACTGGGTTCTCGTGATGGTGGATCTTCTGGTGGGCGAGGAGAATCCTCGTCCCGGGGAGATTCCGGTTCTCTTGAAGGTGGTCGGGGTGGTCGTGGTTCCTCACGGGATGGCGGACAACCTGCACCTTCTGAATCGATGGGCAGTGATTACGGTGATTTTGGCGGTGGTGATGACGACGTGCCTTTCTAA